A portion of the Bifidobacterium lemurum genome contains these proteins:
- the murA gene encoding UDP-N-acetylglucosamine 1-carboxyvinyltransferase produces MVENENDVLHVVGGKPLNGKIKVRGAKNFVSKAMVAALLAPGTSVLKNVPEIRDVHVVSDLLRLHGVDVDVNGDKGIVTINATNVQLADVADVDTLSGSSRIPILFSGPLLHRLGEAFIPALGGCNIGGRPIDFHLETLRKLGANVDKEHKDGIHITAPNGLTGAKIHLPYPSVGATEQTLLAAVLAKGKTELSGAATEPEIMDLVAVLQKMGAIISVDVDRTFRIEGVKELKGYTHTALTDRIEAASWASAALATHGDIFVKGATQPEMMTFLNVFRKIGGEFDITDKGIRFWHPGGDLKPVAIETDVHPGFMTDWQQPLVVALTQANGLSIVHETVYENRFGFTKPLVQMGATIQLYRECLGSLPCRFQQRNYKHSAVIFGPTPLTGRDIEVPDLRGGFSHLIAALTASGPSNVRGISLIDRGYADFRGKLAALGAEVD; encoded by the coding sequence GTGGTCGAGAACGAAAATGACGTGCTGCATGTGGTGGGCGGCAAGCCGCTGAACGGCAAGATCAAGGTGCGTGGCGCGAAGAATTTCGTGAGCAAGGCGATGGTGGCCGCGTTGCTGGCTCCGGGCACATCGGTGTTGAAGAACGTGCCGGAGATCCGCGACGTGCATGTGGTGTCGGACCTGCTGCGCCTGCACGGCGTTGACGTGGACGTGAACGGAGACAAGGGCATCGTCACCATCAACGCGACGAACGTGCAGTTGGCCGATGTCGCCGACGTGGATACGCTCTCGGGCTCCTCCCGCATTCCGATCCTGTTCTCCGGACCGCTGCTGCACCGTTTGGGCGAGGCGTTCATTCCGGCGTTGGGCGGCTGCAACATCGGCGGCCGACCGATCGACTTCCATCTGGAGACGCTGCGCAAGCTGGGCGCGAACGTGGACAAGGAGCATAAGGACGGCATCCACATCACCGCGCCGAACGGCTTGACCGGCGCGAAGATCCACCTGCCGTACCCCTCCGTGGGCGCGACCGAGCAGACGCTGCTCGCCGCGGTGCTCGCCAAAGGCAAAACCGAACTGTCCGGTGCCGCGACCGAGCCGGAGATCATGGATCTGGTGGCCGTGCTGCAGAAGATGGGCGCGATCATCTCCGTGGACGTGGACCGCACCTTCCGTATCGAAGGCGTCAAGGAGCTCAAGGGCTACACGCACACCGCGCTCACCGACCGCATCGAGGCCGCGTCCTGGGCTTCGGCGGCGCTGGCCACGCATGGCGACATCTTCGTCAAGGGTGCCACGCAGCCCGAGATGATGACCTTCCTGAACGTGTTCCGCAAAATCGGCGGCGAATTCGACATCACGGACAAGGGCATCCGATTCTGGCATCCGGGCGGCGACCTGAAGCCCGTGGCCATCGAAACCGACGTGCATCCCGGCTTCATGACCGATTGGCAGCAGCCGCTGGTGGTGGCGCTCACCCAGGCGAACGGCCTGTCGATCGTGCATGAAACCGTGTACGAGAACCGATTCGGATTCACCAAGCCGCTGGTGCAGATGGGCGCGACGATCCAGCTGTACCGCGAATGCCTGGGATCCCTGCCCTGCCGCTTCCAACAGCGCAACTACAAGCATTCCGCGGTGATCTTCGGCCCCACGCCGCTGACCGGACGCGATATCGAGGTGCCGGATCTGCGCGGCGGCTTCAGCCATCTGATCGCGGCGCTGACGGCCTCCGGCCCGTCGAATGTGCGCGGCATCTCCCTGATCGACCGCGGCTACGCCGACTTCCGCGGCAAGCTCGCCGCCCTCGGTGCCGAAGTCGACTGA